In Lolium rigidum isolate FL_2022 chromosome 7, APGP_CSIRO_Lrig_0.1, whole genome shotgun sequence, the DNA window TTCATGCGTACTAGTCATCTGGAGAGAAACTGTGTAGTGTGTGCGGTCTTTCTACTGGGTTCTGCTGTGCGCCTAGTTGGCTCCGCCGTTGTTCAATTGTTTGTGGTGCTGTTAAAAGCCCTTGGATCTCCGTGAGTACTCCTTTATGAGCCTGGAGAATTCAGACTTTTCGTCCTCCAGTAATCTCGACGGCGTGTCGTATTCTATAATTCTTCCTGCTCGTCACAAAGTAGTACATGTTTTAGCGATGTGGCAGCTAAGTCCAATAAAATATAGAGAAAATGTCTATGCTAGTCGATGAAGTAGCTTACCTTCGCTGAAGACAAGAATCAGATCACTGTCGATAACCGTGTGAATTCTATGTGCCACTGTCAGCACCGTGCAGTCCCCAAACTCCTCGCGGAGTGTTTGCTGGATAATTGCATCCGTTGATGAGTCAACTGAAGCAGTTGCCTCATCGAGGACAAGAACATTGCTTCGCTTTAGTAGAACCCTTCCCAGGCAAAACAACTGCCTTTGTCCAACGCTCCAGTTTTCCCCATTTTCGACAACTGCAAGAGAAAATCTCATTTGATCATCGCAATGGAGATACCCATACTCTCTTAGCCGCGCTAGTATGCTGTTGTACACAACAACAGTGCTATTACCTGTTGAGTCCAGCTTCTTTGGGCTTTGACGAACTATGTCACCAAGCTGGCATTTATCCAATGTCTGGCCAAAAGAAATGTATACTACTGGTCAAGTAGAGGAAGTATACCGTTCAGATGTTTTAATGATTACCCTTTTTTGGGTAGTTCCTCCTTATATTTTTATTCATTATATAGATATGTTTGAAGAATGGAATTGATCAAGTTGCAATCTATATGAAATATCACATCAGCTTCTGTTTGCTAATTGTAGTTATAAAAGAGACCAACCACATATGTTTCCTAGGTTATATATATCAGCAGTTTTGACCTTTCATAGATTGGCATAATCATGAGATCACATTTTTCAGCAAAACTGTTATCCATATTTACATTGTAACATGGACACTATTGGTAATAATGAGCAATAATACGAGGTGTTATCTCTTTTGGACAGGTTATACTGTACGTAGTATAATTTACCTCCCTAATCATTAGGAAAAATATAATTTGACTTATTTACCTCCCATATGTGTTGATCAGAATATTCATTCAGCGGATCAAGATTTCCTCTCACTGTGCCCTCAAACATGGTTGGGTCTTGTGGGATGATGCTAAGTATGCCTCGTAAATCATGCAACCCAATTTTGCTGAGATCAACATTGTCAATTTCAATTGTTCCTACTCTTGGTTCGACAATCCGGAAAAGCGCTTGAATCAAAGTTGACTTTCCACTGCCAGTACGTCCAACAATTCCTACCTTTTTCCTTCCTGGAATTGTACATGATATATTTCTCAAAACAGATGGAAGATGCTCTGCATATCGAACCTGTAAAATAAAATAGCCACATTAAATGGCTTATTTTGAGCATGCCATGTTCTGAGAAATGCAAAAAAGAAGagatatattttaattaaaaagcGAGAGCTTCCCATTTTGTTCTGATAGAACATATACAAACTGTTATAGCTTTAATGATATGAGTTTTTCTCCAGAACGTATTTGTGCAAGCTGGTTTACTTTGCTTTAGAACATATGTTAATTCGGGTTGGAACTTACTCAGTAAGTTATATTTTTATACT includes these proteins:
- the LOC124669328 gene encoding putative ABC transporter C family member 15 gives rise to the protein MISVERIMQYSRIPSEAPLIVDDHRPPNSWPKDGTINIRNLEVRYAEHLPSVLRNISCTIPGRKKVGIVGRTGSGKSTLIQALFRIVEPRVGTIEIDNVDLSKIGLHDLRGILSIIPQDPTMFEGTVRGNLDPLNEYSDQHIWETLDKCQLGDIVRQSPKKLDSTVVENGENWSVGQRQLFCLGRVLLKRSNVLVLDEATASVDSSTDAIIQQTLREEFGDCTVLTVAHRIHTVIDSDLILVFSEGRIIEYDTPSRLLEDEKSEFSRLIKEYSRRSKGF